In the Methanotorris formicicus Mc-S-70 genome, one interval contains:
- a CDS encoding VWA domain-containing protein — MKNVVVHDAYDKKAFERFLKNNRYLKALLRNYEQFSPLHEKLAEDTFYAFFKYVVEFNEVIEEEFKINKIILEGGLGSIEYEKTKLMTELDEVNAGMATNMFLEKFLENIKALKLQKEYKKLAEMAKNKEKGNGEGISLDSEGENTEFDEFMSKIKDVAKNSLKEISEDIGDTINGMNAVSSWGSGKGDKKSLNPEERIKLASKILENKTIHKIVKKLGRLKLIAINEYKSKIIHYSGEIYSIKMGDDLKHLLPKELVNFSDEILYLDFLRKFVDKKLLTYDLDNEVEKSKGPIIVLLDHSGSMYGKREIWGKAVALSIIEIAKKEKRKFGYIAFDDDVRFKRIFNDISIDDILELASLYYGGGTNFERPLECAIEIVKKDFENADIVLITDGYADVSDEFLKKLDDLKKDKKLKLTSIFIEVYPTETIKKISDELIKVFDLTDEDAKKVFRKL, encoded by the coding sequence ATGAAAAATGTTGTAGTTCATGATGCCTACGATAAGAAAGCATTTGAAAGATTTTTAAAAAATAATAGATATTTAAAGGCACTTTTAAGAAATTACGAGCAATTCAGCCCACTACATGAAAAATTAGCAGAAGATACATTTTATGCTTTTTTTAAGTATGTTGTTGAGTTTAATGAGGTTATTGAGGAGGAATTTAAAATAAACAAAATCATTCTTGAAGGTGGATTGGGATCTATTGAATATGAAAAAACAAAGTTAATGACTGAATTGGATGAAGTAAATGCAGGAATGGCAACTAATATGTTCCTTGAGAAGTTTCTTGAGAATATTAAAGCATTAAAACTCCAAAAAGAATATAAAAAACTTGCAGAAATGGCTAAAAATAAAGAAAAAGGAAATGGTGAGGGCATAAGTTTGGATAGTGAAGGTGAAAATACAGAGTTTGATGAATTCATGTCAAAAATAAAAGATGTTGCTAAGAACTCATTAAAAGAAATCTCCGAGGATATTGGAGATACCATAAATGGAATGAATGCAGTGTCTTCTTGGGGTAGTGGAAAGGGCGATAAAAAATCCCTAAATCCTGAGGAAAGGATAAAATTAGCATCAAAAATCTTGGAAAATAAAACAATACATAAAATCGTTAAAAAACTTGGAAGATTAAAACTCATAGCAATAAATGAGTACAAATCAAAGATAATACACTACAGTGGAGAGATCTATTCAATAAAAATGGGCGATGATTTGAAGCATTTATTGCCAAAAGAATTGGTTAATTTTTCTGATGAAATCTTATACCTTGATTTTTTAAGGAAATTTGTGGACAAAAAACTTCTAACTTATGATTTAGATAATGAGGTTGAAAAAAGTAAAGGCCCGATTATTGTTTTATTAGACCATAGCGGTTCTATGTATGGAAAGAGGGAAATTTGGGGAAAAGCAGTTGCTCTATCAATAATAGAAATAGCAAAAAAAGAAAAGAGAAAATTTGGTTATATTGCATTTGATGATGATGTGAGATTTAAGAGGATATTCAATGATATTTCCATTGATGATATTTTGGAGTTGGCATCGTTGTATTATGGTGGAGGAACGAATTTTGAAAGACCATTAGAATGTGCAATAGAGATAGTAAAGAAGGATTTTGAAAATGCAGATATTGTATTGATTACCGATGGATATGCAGATGTTAGCGATGAATTCTTAAAAAAATTAGATGATTTAAAAAAAGATAAAAAATTAAAATTGACATCCATCTTTATTGAGGTATATCCTACTGAAACCATAAAGAAGATTTCGGATGAGTTAATAAAGGTGTTTGATTTAACTGATGAAGATGCTAAAAAAGTATTCAGAAAGTTATAA